A portion of the Choristoneura fumiferana chromosome 6, NRCan_CFum_1, whole genome shotgun sequence genome contains these proteins:
- the LOC141428610 gene encoding kunitz-type serine protease inhibitor A-like has product MVPEQPRTGNCNESHTKYYYDEQTSQCLAFTYTGCGGGKNRFDRSRDCELYCSGSSLIPFKTDELSQCLLQPKAGRCMGYFLRYYYDVNERKCKTFVYGGCNGNSNRFETITECMERCGLKRGITAESGEDYGSKNDNGNDKSGLEL; this is encoded by the exons ATGGTGCCAGAACAACCACGAACGGGCAACTGCAATGAATCGCATACTAA GTACTATTACGACGAGCAGACCAGCCAGTGTCTAGCGTTCACGTACACTGGCTGCGGAGGAGGCAAAAACCGTTTTGACAGGAGCAGGGACTGCGAACTCTATTGTTCTG GAAGTTCACTGATACCTTTTAAAACTGACGAATTGTCGCAATGTTTGCTGCAACCAAAGGCTGGTCGATGTATGGGATATTTTCTAAG GTATTACTACGACGTGAACGAGCGCAAATGCAAGACTTTCGTTTATGGCGGCTGCAACGGCAATAGCAACCGGTTTGAGACGATCACAGAGTGTATGGAGCGGTGCGGCCTGAAGAGAGGCATTACCGCTGAAAGCGGAGAGGACTATGGCTCCAAAAATGACAACGGCAACGATAAATCTGGTCTTgaattataa